The nucleotide sequence CTTTAATGCAGGTTGTCCGTCTTGTGGTAGCCAAAATTTGCGCGTTGAAAATGATGATGCAATGCGAATAAAGCAAATAGAGATCGAATAGGGGTTGTTATGTGTCTTGGTATTCCAGGTCAGGTTGTTGAAGTCGGAAAAACAATCACTGAAAATGCAATGGTCGATGTTTGTGGCGTTAAACGAGAAGTGAATATTGCGTTAGTCTGTGAGGGTGAGCCTCATACGATGATTGGCAAATGGGTACTGGTGCATGTTGGTTTCGCTATGAGTATCGTCAATGAAGAAGAAGCAAAAGAGACGCTAGATGCTCTGATGGCAATGGGAGAAGTTGAAGATGATGTCTCTGCTTTTCTTTATGGTGAAGAGGGTGCACCTAAAAAATTGAGTTAGCTTTGTACTATTGCACGATTAATTTCTTTTTCTTATACTAGAGCATATTGATCTTTCGAAAGCTGGGACGACCCAGCTTTTTGTTTTTGTATTCAGGGGACGACCCCAGCTTATCGAGTCGGGGAAGTTTATGTCTTGGATCATTCTTTTTATCGCGGGTTTATTAGAAATCGTTTGGGCTGTCGGTCTTAAATACACACACGGTTTTACGCGCTTAACACCTAGTATAATTACCATTAGCGCCATGGTTGTGAGCATGGGCATGTTATCTTATGCCATGAAAGGCTTACCTGCGGGTACGGCCTATGCGATTTGGACAGGTATAGGGGCTGTTGGTACTGCGATTTTTGGTATTTTAGTTTTTGGTGAGTCTGCCAATATTTATCGTTTATTGAGTTTAGCGATGATAATTTTGGGTATTATTGGTCTGAAATTGGCGAGTTAAATCTGATCATCTAGTGGGTATTCTCTTTTAGTTATTTATCATTAATGACTGAGCAATACTCTTAAATGAGGCAAAACAGGTATCGAAATTAGGGGTTTCAGTAGTAAATACCATTGGAGTAACGAAATCTATAAACCTTTGATAATATAATGGATTAGATTCTAACTCTGTCAAACCTAGTTGTAATTCTTGAATTGGAACAATAACAAAGTCTAAATGTTGCTTACCAAAACGTTTCACATCTTCTTGTAATACAATACGAAAAAGAGGTATCAGAGCTTTATAATCAAGCTGTTGGTCTATATTAATACAGTATATATCGTAGATATGGCGTACTAATGTAGGATCATCTTTACGCTTAGGATCTCGCTTAACTAGCATGGTGCGTCGTAGCATAGAAATGACTTTTTCAACTAATATAGATTGTACTGTGACACAGGCAAATTTACCGACTTCTTGAGATTGGCGATACAACTGTGCAACTAGCGATTGAATACTACGATGTTCTACTTGGAGTAGAGGAATGGTTTCGATTAACTCTAGTTTGATGATTGGACGTAAACAGGGGCTTGACTAAATTGCTGAGGGTATAGCGGTATTCATCACGAACTATTTTTTCTTCAATAGAAAAATGGCTTGATTGAAGGGTAAGAATATCTTCGATTTCTTTTAATAAGGCTTTACGTTTATCTCGAGAAAATGAGTTAAATACATCTGTTGGAATGAGTTTGATGTCAACATCTTCTGACATTCTGAATATTCTTACATGGGACTTAGCCAGTGCAGTTCCGCCAGAAAAGACCATTTGGTGTGTATCAAAATTAAGTGTCGCTAATTGAGCAAGTAAAGCAACTACCCAGTAATCTTTTTCAGGGATAGCAGGGTTTCCGAGCGCTAAAGCATCGGAAACCTCTAAAAATTGATTTTTTAATTTTATCATTTGCTATTTGGTGCGCTAAGGACTCGATTACCAATAACCAGCTTACGATTAAACTGTTTTGGATCCCACGAATACCTTACAGTTGAAGGGATTTGTGTGCTATTACCAGAAAGACTTTGCAAAGATAGCGCATCTATTTCAAAGTCTACGCCTTTCATCTTAAGAACTTCACGTAAAATAGCATCTGTACCACCTGGATTAGT is from Proteus columbae and encodes:
- the hybG gene encoding hydrogenase maturation factor HybG, yielding MCLGIPGQVVEVGKTITENAMVDVCGVKREVNIALVCEGEPHTMIGKWVLVHVGFAMSIVNEEEAKETLDALMAMGEVEDDVSAFLYGEEGAPKKLS
- the sugE gene encoding quaternary ammonium compound efflux SMR transporter SugE, yielding MSWIILFIAGLLEIVWAVGLKYTHGFTRLTPSIITISAMVVSMGMLSYAMKGLPAGTAYAIWTGIGAVGTAIFGILVFGESANIYRLLSLAMIILGIIGLKLAS
- a CDS encoding nucleotidyl transferase AbiEii/AbiGii toxin family protein, which encodes MIKLELIETIPLLQVEHRSIQSLVAQLYRQSQEVGKFACVTVQSILVEKVISMLRRTMLVKRDPKRKDDPTLVRHIYDIYCINIDQQLDYKALIPLFRIVLQEDVKRFGKQHLDFVIVPIQELQLGLTELESNPLYYQRFIDFVTPMVFTTETPNFDTCFASFKSIAQSLMINN
- a CDS encoding nucleotidyl transferase AbiEii/AbiGii toxin family protein → MIKLKNQFLEVSDALALGNPAIPEKDYWVVALLAQLATLNFDTHQMVFSGGTALAKSHVRIFRMSEDVDIKLIPTDVFNSFSRDKRKALLKEIEDILTLQSSHFSIEEKIVRDEYRYTLSNLVKPLFTSNHQTRVNRNHSSTPSRTS
- a CDS encoding DUF6088 family protein, yielding MTAANQINQKLKRSRRYVFERKDFADIASYDQIGRALNQLIKQGNLMKIGYGLYTKARENSLTGRLMPTNPGGTDAILREVLKMKGVDFEIDALSLQSLSGNSTQIPSTVRYSWDPKQFNRKLVIGNRVLSAPNSK